From a single Aestuariibius sp. HNIBRBA575 genomic region:
- a CDS encoding LysR substrate-binding domain-containing protein: MSVTLRQIRYFLAVAQTGQIGRAAEMLHISQPALSVQIKELEERLGVTVFERQPRKVILTPAGHDMRHHAERVMAEMTALEQSASLARGLTGRFSLGVIPTIAPYLIPQALPLLRAQNLGLELRVREAQTQILLSDLEQGQLDAAVMALPTGAENMQETPLFRDRFLLAGHAQHIQHLVDTNAIPDPVQIAPHQLLLLDEGHCLADQALAACSLNRSATKVDLGASSLSTLCGLVAGGFGVTFLPEIALVREMGSTPDMGVARFEVPQPERQIGLVRRATSKGQGWFQDLSQILQQAGQELIDQAKADIDT, from the coding sequence ATGTCAGTTACATTACGCCAAATCCGATATTTTCTGGCCGTTGCCCAAACCGGGCAAATTGGTCGTGCCGCCGAAATGCTGCACATTTCCCAACCTGCGTTGTCCGTTCAAATCAAAGAGCTCGAAGAGCGGCTGGGCGTGACTGTTTTTGAACGCCAGCCACGCAAAGTGATTTTGACCCCGGCCGGGCATGACATGCGGCACCACGCCGAACGGGTTATGGCGGAAATGACGGCGCTGGAACAAAGCGCCAGTTTGGCGCGCGGGCTGACTGGGCGGTTTTCGCTGGGGGTCATTCCGACAATTGCGCCTTACTTGATTCCGCAGGCATTGCCATTGTTGCGGGCTCAGAATTTGGGGCTGGAGCTGCGGGTGCGCGAGGCGCAGACACAGATATTGCTGTCAGATTTGGAACAGGGGCAGTTAGATGCGGCGGTGATGGCATTGCCAACCGGGGCAGAAAACATGCAGGAAACCCCATTGTTTCGGGATCGGTTTTTGCTGGCCGGTCACGCGCAGCATATCCAACATCTGGTTGATACAAACGCCATCCCCGATCCCGTTCAGATCGCCCCGCACCAATTGTTGCTCTTGGACGAAGGGCATTGTTTGGCAGATCAGGCGCTGGCGGCCTGTTCGCTCAATCGGTCCGCAACCAAAGTGGATTTGGGGGCGTCGTCATTGTCCACATTGTGTGGATTGGTGGCTGGTGGTTTTGGGGTGACGTTTTTGCCTGAAATCGCATTGGTGCGAGAAATGGGATCAACGCCGGATATGGGCGTGGCGCGATTTGAAGTCCCACAACCGGAACGCCAGATTGGATTGGTGCGCCGCGCGACATCAAAAGGGCAGGGATGGTTTCAGGATCTGTCCCAGATTTTACAACAGGCGGGCCAAGAGCTGATCGATCAGGCCAAGGCAGACATCGACACATAA
- a CDS encoding peroxiredoxin has translation MKTGYTLPSVTFHTRVRDDSIEGPNPFRWEDKTTADYFAGKRVVLFSLPGAFTPTCSTYQLPGFENGFADFAAQGIDEIYCMSVNDSFVMNKWAEGQNLSNVKVIPDGSGEFTRRMGMLVRKDNVGFGLRSWRYAAVVKDGQIEAWFEEPGLSDNHGEDPYGVSSPETVLNWLLEANAEVAA, from the coding sequence ATGAAAACCGGCTACACTTTGCCTTCTGTAACTTTCCACACCCGCGTGCGTGACGACAGTATCGAAGGTCCAAACCCGTTTCGTTGGGAAGACAAAACAACCGCTGACTACTTTGCTGGCAAACGCGTGGTTCTGTTTTCCCTGCCCGGCGCATTCACCCCCACATGTTCCACATACCAATTGCCCGGTTTCGAAAACGGCTTTGCTGATTTCGCGGCCCAAGGCATCGATGAAATCTATTGCATGTCCGTCAATGACAGCTTTGTGATGAACAAATGGGCCGAGGGCCAAAACCTGTCCAACGTCAAAGTGATCCCAGATGGGTCCGGTGAATTTACTCGCCGCATGGGCATGTTGGTGCGCAAAGACAATGTTGGCTTTGGTCTGCGGTCCTGGCGCTATGCCGCCGTTGTCAAAGACGGTCAGATCGAAGCATGGTTCGAAGAGCCAGGCCTGTCAGACAACCACGGCGAAGACCCATATGGCGTGTCATCTCCTGAAACCGTTCTGAACTGGTTGCTCGAAGCAAACGCAGAAGTCGCGGCATAA
- a CDS encoding Hint domain-containing protein, whose translation MFLQIRSNVARTAPVSITKTQPKLTQIATAGRPSQSDLMVPNPHDRQPGLMSGAMVETDCGWKAIEQVQVGDVLCTFDGGLRAVRDIIRDDVPAAQHVHIPGGVLGSDADLTVLPDQYILLTGSLAETRFKLPAVLMEARKLVGEFGIELSRSDATAHATTLVFDEEEVIWANTGLLLHCPGQATVGLTSDAFPLATPQLLDPRPNAGAMTRGVFSGGNWGHADAIAA comes from the coding sequence ATGTTTCTGCAAATTCGCTCGAATGTCGCCCGCACCGCCCCTGTTTCCATCACCAAAACCCAGCCCAAACTGACCCAGATTGCCACCGCGGGGCGCCCGTCCCAATCCGATCTGATGGTCCCCAATCCCCACGATCGTCAGCCCGGTTTGATGTCCGGTGCGATGGTGGAAACCGATTGCGGTTGGAAAGCCATCGAACAGGTTCAGGTTGGGGATGTGCTTTGTACCTTTGACGGCGGATTGCGCGCTGTTCGTGATATCATCCGCGACGACGTACCGGCCGCGCAGCATGTGCATATCCCCGGTGGCGTTTTGGGCAGTGATGCGGATCTGACGGTTCTGCCAGATCAGTATATTCTGCTGACCGGATCTTTGGCCGAAACCCGGTTTAAACTGCCTGCCGTGTTGATGGAGGCGCGTAAACTGGTGGGTGAGTTTGGTATCGAATTGTCCCGCTCTGATGCCACGGCCCATGCCACGACGCTGGTCTTTGACGAAGAAGAAGTGATCTGGGCCAATACCGGTTTGTTACTGCATTGTCCGGGGCAGGCCACGGTTGGTCTGACGTCTGATGCCTTCCCACTTGCGACGCCGCAATTGCTGGACCCACGGCCAAATGCGGGTGCGATGACGCGCGGTGTCTTTTCGGGCGGAAACTGGGGGCATGCCGATGCGATCGCGGCCTAA
- the lipA gene encoding lipoyl synthase produces the protein MRDLKIPEQRHPEKAHRPDNAQPRKPEWIRVKAPTSDGYKKTYAIMREHKLVTVCEEAGCPNAGECWSQGHATMMIMGDVCTRACSFCNIATGKPLEDLDPFEPGRVADAVAKLGLNHVVVTSVDRDDIKDGGAEHFAQTIRAIRHRSPDTTIEILTPDFLRCDPSVLEIVVAAKPDVFNHNLETVPGLYPTVRHGARYFHSLRLLQRVKEMDPTMFTKSGIMVGLGEDRQGVLQVMDDMRAADIDFLTIGQYLQPTPKHHAVDRFVTPEEFEAYEKAAYGKGFHMVSATPLTRSSYHAGDDFAKLRAARLAKLG, from the coding sequence ATGCGAGATCTGAAAATACCTGAGCAGCGCCATCCTGAAAAAGCGCATCGTCCAGACAATGCCCAGCCCCGCAAACCCGAATGGATTAGGGTCAAAGCGCCCACATCCGATGGCTATAAAAAAACTTACGCTATTATGCGCGAACATAAATTGGTCACCGTCTGCGAAGAGGCAGGTTGCCCCAATGCCGGTGAATGCTGGTCGCAGGGCCATGCCACAATGATGATCATGGGCGACGTTTGTACGCGGGCTTGTTCGTTCTGCAATATTGCCACCGGCAAACCGCTAGAGGATCTGGACCCGTTTGAACCGGGTCGGGTTGCCGACGCGGTGGCCAAGCTGGGGTTGAATCATGTTGTGGTCACATCCGTGGACCGCGACGATATCAAAGATGGCGGCGCCGAACATTTTGCCCAAACCATCCGCGCCATTCGCCATCGTTCGCCCGACACAACGATTGAAATTCTGACACCAGATTTCCTGCGCTGCGATCCGTCCGTTCTGGAAATTGTCGTGGCCGCCAAACCGGACGTGTTCAACCACAATCTGGAAACCGTGCCGGGGCTTTATCCCACCGTGCGTCACGGGGCCCGCTATTTCCATTCGCTGCGTTTGTTGCAACGGGTCAAGGAAATGGATCCGACGATGTTCACCAAATCCGGCATCATGGTTGGCTTGGGTGAGGACCGCCAAGGCGTGCTGCAAGTGATGGATGATATGCGCGCCGCCGACATTGATTTTTTGACCATTGGTCAATATTTGCAGCCCACCCCAAAACACCACGCTGTGGATCGTTTTGTGACCCCCGAAGAATTCGAAGCCTATGAAAAAGCCGCATATGGCAAAGGGTTTCACATGGTTTCTGCGACACCATTGACCCGGTCTTCGTATCATGCGGGTGATGATTTTGCGAAATTGCGCGCGGCCCGTTTGGCAAAACTCGGATAA
- the hpt gene encoding hypoxanthine phosphoribosyltransferase, whose product MTNRPYTIDRMISAKSIAARIEDLSHEIEAEFADTEKLIVVGLLRGSFVFIADIVRELDLPVEVDFLEASSYGDGTESSREVRIMKDLRGEIGGRDVLVVEDIVDTGFTLRHVLNLLASREPRKMRSIALLDKPSRREVDIRADWTGFEIPDEFVVGYGIDYAQRNRNLPFIGKVRFTDET is encoded by the coding sequence ATGACCAACCGCCCCTATACTATCGACCGGATGATTTCGGCCAAATCCATCGCCGCCCGGATCGAAGATCTGTCACATGAAATTGAGGCCGAATTTGCCGATACCGAAAAGCTGATCGTTGTGGGTCTGTTGCGGGGCTCGTTTGTGTTTATCGCCGATATTGTCCGCGAACTTGACCTGCCGGTTGAGGTGGATTTCCTAGAAGCTTCTTCTTATGGGGATGGCACCGAAAGTTCCCGAGAAGTGCGGATCATGAAGGATTTGCGCGGTGAAATTGGTGGGCGAGATGTTTTGGTCGTCGAGGATATCGTCGATACCGGGTTCACACTGCGCCATGTTCTAAACCTGCTGGCTAGCCGCGAACCTCGTAAAATGCGCTCTATTGCTTTGCTTGATAAACCCAGCCGCCGCGAAGTGGACATTCGCGCGGATTGGACCGGGTTTGAGATCCCCGATGAATTTGTCGTGGGATATGGCATTGATTATGCACAAAGAAACCGCAACCTGCCTTTTATTGGAAAAGTGCGGTTCACGGACGAAACGTGA
- a CDS encoding type II toxin-antitoxin system RatA family toxin → MPSHAETRILPYTALQMYELVGDVANYPKFLPWTAAARIRSVEDKGDHCVMLADLVISFKVFREKFGSRVTKWPAKMQIDTDYIDGPFHHLHSTWGFVDVDGGCRVSFEVDFEFKNRVLQGAAGLFFNDAMQRVVRAFERRAADLYQ, encoded by the coding sequence ATGCCGTCTCATGCCGAAACCCGTATCCTGCCTTATACAGCGTTGCAGATGTATGAATTGGTGGGTGATGTGGCCAATTATCCCAAGTTTTTACCCTGGACGGCCGCCGCGCGTATTCGATCCGTTGAGGACAAAGGCGATCATTGCGTGATGCTGGCCGATCTGGTGATCAGTTTCAAAGTGTTCCGCGAAAAATTTGGCAGCCGCGTGACCAAATGGCCGGCCAAGATGCAGATTGATACGGATTACATCGATGGTCCGTTTCATCATCTGCATTCCACATGGGGCTTTGTCGATGTGGATGGCGGGTGCCGCGTGTCGTTCGAGGTTGATTTTGAGTTCAAAAACCGTGTTTTACAAGGTGCGGCCGGGCTGTTTTTCAATGATGCGATGCAGCGGGTGGTGCGCGCCTTTGAACGGCGCGCAGCCGATCTATATCAGTGA
- a CDS encoding winged helix-turn-helix transcriptional regulator, whose amino-acid sequence MTRRAKPPWHGCPTRYAAGIIGDKWCFLLLRDVLLHGKRSYSEFLESPERISTNILANRLAKLEESGLFDRQIDPRKGSRVLYFPTHKARALLPAFLGMMVWSTQFDDQTEAPDSFAATFLEDPNACVAWYENEIDKVDAKISG is encoded by the coding sequence ATGACACGTAGAGCCAAACCCCCGTGGCACGGATGCCCAACCCGGTATGCAGCTGGTATTATAGGCGACAAATGGTGTTTTTTGCTGCTGCGCGACGTATTGCTACATGGCAAACGCAGCTATAGCGAATTTTTGGAGTCACCGGAACGAATATCAACCAACATTCTGGCTAACAGATTGGCAAAGCTAGAGGAATCTGGGTTGTTCGACCGACAGATTGATCCCAGAAAAGGCAGCCGGGTTTTGTATTTTCCAACCCATAAGGCACGTGCATTATTACCGGCCTTTTTGGGCATGATGGTGTGGTCCACCCAATTTGATGATCAGACCGAAGCACCTGACAGTTTTGCCGCTACGTTTTTGGAGGATCCAAATGCTTGCGTGGCATGGTACGAAAATGAAATTGACAAAGTAGATGCGAAAATTAGCGGTTAA
- a CDS encoding ammonium transporter: MNGADTAWIIVATALVLFMTLPGLALFYGGLVRARNVLSVFMQCYAIACLMSILWLVVGYSIAFGPATGGYWGGLDKMFLSGVTADTVSGTIPEVLFFAFQMTFAIITPALIVGAYVERIGFAFVLAFSALWMLICYAPVVHWIWGGGFLSGDAWFGGSGVTDFAGGIVVHETAGLAAIILAIFLGPRKNQTTPPHNPGMVMIGAAMLWVGWFGFNGGSALAANGTAAMAITVTHISAAMASLTWALWEKIKFGRASLVGIVTGTIAGLASITPAAGSVGPIEAMAIGAIAGILCQESVTLIRNVFKIDDTLDVFAVHGVGGIFGTLMLAIFGHATFAAQLGGLAVVGIWTVAVTVALILILRLFIPIRVDEETEVSGLDLAVHGERAYELNS; the protein is encoded by the coding sequence ATGAATGGAGCAGATACCGCATGGATCATCGTCGCTACGGCGCTGGTCCTGTTCATGACACTGCCCGGACTTGCACTTTTTTATGGCGGTTTGGTACGCGCACGCAATGTGCTGAGCGTGTTTATGCAATGTTACGCCATCGCCTGTTTGATGAGCATCCTGTGGCTGGTCGTCGGCTATTCGATTGCTTTTGGCCCCGCGACGGGCGGCTATTGGGGTGGATTGGACAAAATGTTCCTGTCCGGCGTGACCGCTGACACAGTATCGGGCACCATTCCCGAAGTGTTGTTCTTCGCCTTCCAGATGACCTTTGCAATCATCACACCAGCGCTGATTGTTGGCGCATATGTGGAACGGATCGGTTTTGCCTTTGTATTGGCGTTTTCCGCGCTTTGGATGCTGATCTGTTACGCACCTGTTGTGCATTGGATCTGGGGCGGTGGTTTCTTGTCTGGCGACGCCTGGTTTGGCGGCTCTGGTGTGACTGACTTTGCCGGTGGCATTGTTGTGCATGAAACGGCTGGTCTGGCTGCGATCATTTTGGCGATTTTTCTTGGGCCACGCAAAAACCAGACAACTCCGCCGCATAATCCCGGCATGGTGATGATCGGGGCTGCGATGCTGTGGGTTGGCTGGTTTGGCTTTAACGGTGGGTCCGCATTGGCCGCCAATGGCACCGCGGCCATGGCCATCACAGTGACCCATATTTCCGCCGCAATGGCATCGCTGACTTGGGCATTGTGGGAAAAGATCAAGTTTGGCCGCGCATCACTGGTGGGCATCGTCACCGGAACCATCGCCGGTCTGGCGTCGATCACCCCTGCTGCTGGGTCCGTTGGTCCAATCGAAGCCATGGCCATCGGCGCCATCGCCGGTATCCTGTGCCAAGAATCCGTGACCCTGATCCGCAACGTGTTCAAAATCGACGACACATTGGATGTGTTTGCGGTGCACGGCGTTGGCGGCATCTTTGGGACGCTGATGCTTGCGATCTTTGGCCACGCCACGTTTGCCGCGCAATTGGGTGGCTTGGCTGTTGTGGGCATCTGGACAGTGGCCGTCACTGTTGCCCTGATCCTGATCCTGCGCCTGTTCATCCCAATCCGGGTGGACGAAGAAACCGAAGTCAGTGGTCTGGATCTGGCTGTACATGGCGAACGGGCTTACGAACTTAATTCGTAA
- a CDS encoding CinA family protein — MIETLLKTAISKGVMIATAESCTGGLVAGALTEIPGSSAMFDRGFVTYTNAAKMQMLGVSADTLDTYGAVSEQVAAQMAQGACKNSNAQLSVAITGIAGPGGSDHKPEGRVCFGWCMQGETQTETIEFGAIGRAQVRAKSVEHALSLLGRALDS; from the coding sequence ATGATCGAAACGCTGCTGAAAACCGCAATATCAAAAGGTGTGATGATCGCCACCGCCGAAAGCTGTACCGGTGGTTTGGTTGCAGGCGCGTTGACAGAAATCCCCGGATCGTCGGCAATGTTTGATCGCGGCTTTGTCACCTATACCAACGCCGCTAAAATGCAGATGTTGGGCGTGTCCGCTGATACGCTGGACACCTATGGCGCAGTGTCAGAACAGGTCGCGGCGCAAATGGCGCAGGGGGCGTGCAAAAATTCAAACGCGCAGCTGTCTGTGGCCATCACCGGCATTGCTGGCCCCGGCGGATCAGACCACAAACCCGAAGGTCGGGTCTGTTTTGGATGGTGCATGCAGGGCGAAACGCAAACCGAAACGATAGAGTTCGGCGCGATTGGTCGCGCGCAGGTGCGGGCGAAATCGGTTGAACATGCCTTGTCTCTGCTCGGGCGGGCGCTGGATTCCTGA
- a CDS encoding phosphatidylglycerophosphatase A: protein MTHIIATFFYSGHLRPAPGTWGSAAAVLAAWPLHAFGGPLLLAIGVLVSFALGWWATAQETRGKEDHDPSEIVIDEVAGQWIALLPVSIGASHAGASIFALWPGILTAFLLFRLFDITKPSLIGWADRRGDALGVMLDDVFAGIIAALGVGLFAYLSHGVLGL, encoded by the coding sequence ATGACCCATATTATTGCGACGTTTTTCTATAGCGGCCATCTGCGCCCTGCCCCCGGCACATGGGGATCAGCGGCGGCGGTGCTGGCGGCGTGGCCATTGCATGCCTTTGGCGGGCCTTTGTTGTTGGCCATCGGTGTTTTGGTGTCATTTGCGCTAGGATGGTGGGCCACAGCCCAAGAAACCCGTGGCAAAGAGGACCATGACCCATCCGAAATAGTCATCGACGAAGTGGCCGGTCAATGGATCGCGCTGCTGCCTGTTTCGATCGGTGCCAGCCATGCGGGCGCGTCCATCTTTGCGCTTTGGCCCGGCATTTTGACAGCGTTCCTTTTGTTTCGCCTGTTTGACATCACCAAGCCCAGCCTGATCGGTTGGGCCGATCGACGCGGCGATGCGCTGGGGGTGATGCTGGATGATGTGTTTGCCGGGATCATCGCCGCCTTGGGCGTGGGATTGTTTGCTTATCTCAGCCACGGAGTGCTGGGCCTATGA
- a CDS encoding bifunctional 2-C-methyl-D-erythritol 4-phosphate cytidylyltransferase/2-C-methyl-D-erythritol 2,4-cyclodiphosphate synthase codes for MTNAVIIVAAGRGQRAGGGLPKQWRPLGAKRVIDHTLDAFRRAGLGPIIVVLHPDDFDLIQDSDVICVPGGSTRDASVRNGLEALLPHHPTKVLIHDAARPLVDGPLIDRVLAALDHADGAAPALAVTDALWHGQQDRVTGTQDREGLFRAQTPQGFRFDAILAAHRRHTGTAADDVAVARAAGIDVTIVPGAEDNLKITTADDFGRANDKLTQKLGQNMDIRTGNGFDVHRFGEGDHVILCGVKIPHSRGLQGHSDADVGMHTITDAIYGGLARGDIGQHFPPSDPQWKGAASEIFLAHACNLAREMGFTITHADVTLICEFPKVGPHAPAMRTEMARIMGIDVDRMSVKATTSERLGFTGRGEGIAALATVTLVKS; via the coding sequence ATGACCAATGCCGTGATTATTGTCGCCGCGGGGCGTGGCCAACGGGCCGGTGGAGGCCTGCCAAAACAATGGCGCCCATTGGGGGCAAAACGTGTGATAGATCATACGCTTGACGCCTTTCGGCGGGCCGGATTGGGACCGATCATTGTTGTGCTCCATCCGGATGATTTCGACCTGATACAAGACAGCGATGTCATCTGTGTTCCGGGTGGTTCTACGCGCGATGCATCCGTGCGCAACGGATTAGAGGCATTGTTGCCCCATCATCCAACCAAAGTGTTAATCCATGACGCCGCCCGACCCCTTGTGGATGGGCCATTGATTGATCGGGTGCTGGCGGCGCTGGATCACGCGGACGGGGCTGCGCCGGCATTGGCCGTTACGGATGCGTTATGGCATGGTCAGCAGGATCGCGTCACCGGCACCCAAGATCGCGAGGGCTTGTTTCGCGCGCAAACTCCGCAGGGGTTTCGGTTTGACGCTATTTTGGCCGCCCATCGCCGCCATACAGGCACCGCCGCCGATGATGTGGCCGTCGCGCGTGCCGCTGGGATAGACGTAACAATTGTCCCCGGCGCAGAAGATAACCTAAAAATCACCACGGCAGATGATTTTGGCCGTGCCAATGATAAACTGACGCAAAAGTTAGGACAAAACATGGACATACGCACCGGCAATGGCTTTGACGTGCATCGGTTTGGCGAGGGGGATCATGTGATCCTATGTGGTGTGAAAATCCCCCATTCCCGCGGCCTGCAAGGCCATTCTGACGCAGATGTGGGTATGCACACGATCACAGATGCAATTTATGGCGGGCTGGCGCGGGGTGATATCGGCCAACATTTCCCACCCTCTGATCCACAATGGAAAGGGGCTGCCAGCGAAATTTTCCTGGCCCATGCCTGTAACCTGGCCCGCGAAATGGGGTTCACCATTACCCATGCGGATGTGACGCTGATATGTGAATTCCCCAAGGTTGGCCCCCATGCGCCAGCGATGCGCACAGAAATGGCACGGATCATGGGCATTGACGTGGACCGGATGAGCGTCAAAGCAACCACATCGGAACGGCTGGGTTTTACCGGTCGCGGAGAAGGCATCGCCGCCTTGGCCACCGTGACATTGGTGAAATCATGA
- the dusB gene encoding tRNA dihydrouridine synthase DusB → MTPPVALAPLAGITDLPFRQLVGRFGAGWVVSEMVASQEMVQAKPGVRERAELGYDQSDTAVQIAGRDAYWMAEAARQIEANGARFIDINMGCPAKKVTNGYSGSALLKTPDHALSLIEAVVEAVNIPVTLKTRLGWDDDSLNAADVAKRAEDAGIKLVTIHGRTRCQFYKGAADWDAIRSIKDSVSIPVIANGDIVDAETAGLALEKSGADGVMIGRGAQGRPWILAQVSAALHGGQAPEIPIGNDLVDMVCEHFEAMISFYGPQLGNRVARKHLGWYMDDANTPAPLRKAVLMERDTTKTLRLLPDALTQSQGVAA, encoded by the coding sequence TTGACTCCACCTGTGGCCCTTGCGCCATTGGCTGGCATCACCGATTTGCCATTTCGCCAATTGGTTGGGCGATTTGGCGCGGGCTGGGTTGTGTCAGAAATGGTTGCCTCACAGGAAATGGTGCAGGCGAAACCCGGCGTTCGTGAACGGGCAGAGCTGGGCTATGATCAGTCAGACACCGCTGTGCAAATTGCCGGTCGCGACGCCTATTGGATGGCCGAAGCCGCCCGTCAAATCGAGGCAAACGGCGCCCGTTTCATTGATATCAACATGGGCTGTCCTGCCAAAAAGGTCACAAACGGCTATTCCGGTTCTGCGCTGCTGAAAACGCCGGATCACGCGCTAAGCCTGATCGAAGCGGTGGTCGAAGCGGTGAACATTCCGGTCACGTTGAAAACCCGGCTGGGTTGGGATGACGACAGTTTGAACGCCGCTGATGTGGCCAAACGCGCTGAGGATGCTGGCATCAAACTGGTCACTATACACGGGCGCACCCGGTGCCAGTTTTACAAAGGCGCGGCAGATTGGGATGCCATTCGTTCCATTAAGGATTCGGTGTCGATCCCTGTGATTGCCAACGGGGATATTGTCGATGCCGAAACCGCAGGTTTGGCGTTGGAAAAATCCGGTGCGGATGGGGTGATGATTGGGCGCGGTGCGCAGGGGCGACCTTGGATTTTGGCACAAGTGTCCGCTGCGCTTCATGGCGGACAAGCCCCTGAAATTCCGATAGGAAATGACCTAGTCGATATGGTATGTGAGCATTTTGAAGCTATGATTTCTTTTTACGGCCCTCAATTGGGCAATCGCGTCGCGCGCAAACATCTGGGCTGGTACATGGATGACGCAAACACGCCCGCACCCCTGCGCAAGGCCGTGTTAATGGAACGCGACACCACCAAAACGCTGCGTTTGTTGCCCGATGCCTTAACCCAAAGCCAAGGGGTCGCCGCATGA
- a CDS encoding nitrogen regulation protein NR(II), giving the protein MITDQNLWASLPVPTLLIGPDDLIADSNPAAELFLNLSAKSLLGASIWDKVMIDAPIEDPYARAIKDRTPLFVNDVDVGSGERPPMQCNVQFSPLQGSERQFLMMISPREIATRMTQNATTSRAAKSAIGMAEMLAHEIKNPLAGITGAAQLLSMGLDAQDLEMTDLIVEESRRIVKLLEQVEQFGNQRPPMCSPVNIHDLLDRARQSASVGFGAHMNFVEDYDPSLPQTFVDGDQMLQVFLNLLKNASEASKQGGTIRLRTFYDPSLRLRRKEGPPARLPLQIEIIDDGPGLPPDIATHVFDPFVSGKENGTGLGLALVSKLLVDNGGSISVDSIPGRTVFRVALPLVPKGTPNFDPAGEL; this is encoded by the coding sequence ATGATCACCGATCAAAATCTGTGGGCGTCCTTGCCTGTGCCAACCTTGCTGATCGGCCCCGATGACCTGATTGCGGATAGCAATCCGGCGGCGGAATTGTTTTTGAACCTGTCGGCCAAATCGCTGCTTGGCGCGTCGATCTGGGACAAAGTGATGATCGACGCCCCGATCGAGGACCCTTATGCGCGCGCCATCAAGGACCGAACGCCGCTGTTTGTGAACGATGTGGATGTGGGCAGCGGTGAACGCCCGCCCATGCAATGCAACGTTCAGTTTTCGCCGCTGCAAGGCAGTGAACGCCAGTTTCTGATGATGATTTCCCCTCGCGAAATCGCCACGCGCATGACCCAGAACGCCACCACCAGCCGCGCGGCCAAATCCGCGATTGGCATGGCGGAAATGCTGGCTCATGAAATCAAAAACCCACTGGCAGGCATCACAGGGGCGGCGCAATTATTGTCGATGGGATTGGACGCCCAGGATCTGGAAATGACCGATCTGATTGTCGAAGAAAGCCGCCGCATCGTGAAGTTGCTGGAACAAGTCGAGCAATTTGGCAATCAGCGCCCGCCAATGTGCAGCCCGGTGAATATCCACGATTTATTGGACCGGGCCCGGCAATCCGCCAGTGTTGGCTTTGGCGCGCATATGAACTTTGTCGAAGATTACGATCCGTCATTGCCACAGACCTTTGTGGATGGGGATCAAATGCTACAGGTGTTTTTGAACCTTTTGAAAAATGCCAGCGAAGCCAGCAAACAAGGCGGCACCATTCGCCTGCGGACATTTTATGACCCGTCGCTGCGACTGCGGCGCAAAGAGGGTCCGCCTGCGCGATTGCCGTTGCAGATTGAAATCATTGATGACGGGCCCGGCTTGCCGCCTGACATCGCCACACATGTTTTTGACCCCTTTGTGTCGGGCAAAGAAAACGGAACCGGGCTTGGGCTCGCTTTGGTCAGTAAATTGCTGGTCGACAATGGCGGATCGATTTCGGTGGATTCTATTCCGGGACGCACTGTGTTTCGCGTCGCGCTTCCGCTTGTTCCCAAAGGCACCCCTAATTTTGATCCCGCAGGAGAACTGTAA